The Theileria annulata chromosome 3, complete sequence, *** SEQUENCING IN PROGRESS *** genome has a segment encoding these proteins:
- a CDS encoding membrane transporter, putative (9 probable transmembrane helices predicted for TA04195 by TMHMM2.0 at aa 7-24, 34-56, 69-91, 95-114, 127-149, 183-205, 225-247, 262-284 and 291-313) translates to MCMNNGFLGYINSFGNIGMYLVSYMRVTSKNPNTNYSLISYIYSTAVLLQSLSGFFTTFVERALGTRKATILGCVLTSLSIIACSFNLHSFRTLILYYSVLGGIASGLILPLPLDAAIRSNPSKRGYICGSIYFYSGLLCVLLTPLQTFYINKSDIRLENIITPTDREVYYRDDKLLTKLPNLFVFQGILYLFLLVSHYTRVLDIRASDERSDDMVGEKTHNFMHYLYLWLLIFLSWQSIIFLQSYWKVVALLKLDGSDIFITLIGSAASLSHVIGRILWGIIFDLIGWRHCWIILVASTLVLTFSSYILYQTNIVIYAIW, encoded by the exons ATGTGTATGAATAATGGATTCTTAGGTTATATAAATTCGTTTGGTAATATAGGAATGTATTTGGTATCATATATGAGAGTTACTTCCAAGAATCCTAACACTAATTACAGTTTGATTTCTTACATTTACTCGACTGCTGTGTTACTTCAGAGTTTAAGTGGGTTTTTTACTACGTTTGTTGAAAGGGCTCTGGGTACTAGAAAGGCTACAATTCTTGGATGTGTGCTCACATCACTGTCAATTATCGCTTGCTCATTCAATCTTCATAGTTTTAGAACACTCATCCTGTATTACTCAGTTCTAGGTGGTATTGCTTCGg GATTAATATTACCATTACCTTTGGATGCAGCGATAAGATCTAATCCGTCGAAGAGAGGCTACATTTGTGGCTCAATTTACTTTTACAGTGGACTCTTGTGTGTTTTGTTGACTCCACTCCAGACCTTTTACATTAACAAATCTGACATAAGGCtggaaaatattattactccGACAG ATAGAGAAGTGTACTACAGGGATGATAAGTTGTTAACAAAACTCCCAAATCTGTTCGTGTTTCAAGGAATCCTTTATCTATTCCTACTCGTATCCCACTACACAAGAGTACTAGATATTAGAGCATCAGATGaaa GATCCGATGATATGGTTGGCGAGAAGACACATAATTTTATGcattatttgtatttgtGGCTGCTTATATTCTTGAGCTGGCAGTCAATTATATTCCTACAATCGTATTGGAAAGTCGTTGCTCTATTAAAGCTTGACGGGTCTGATATCTTCATCACCCTTATCGGCTCCGCAGCCTCTCTAAGTCACGTCATAG GACGTATACTTTGGGGGATAATATTTGACTTGATTGGTTGGAGGCATTGTTGGATAATATTAGTGGCAAGTACATTGGTGCTCACATTCAGCTCttacattttatatcaAACGAATATTGTCATTTATGCCATTTGGtaa
- a CDS encoding cation-transporting ATPase, putative (note;~Tap-24g11.q1c.cand.151 - score = 80.99;~12 probable transmembrane helices predicted for TA04200 by TMHMM2.0 at aa 84-102, 152-174, 313-335, 339-358, 572-594, 609-631, 1344-1366, 1376-1393, 1414-1436, 1456-1478, 1491-1511 and 1531-1553) → MENVSTPFLGQFRSRENHCIYLNKKEIIILIATNWKPESGLRNQYKFNTNPIITNIHLKLFKTSWNSNFNPFKRTLYKYRSNQALYIKLSPVFLLSTLAVFFRPEFLTKLRLSWSECLTLTEVEPGRHELSSLRDINLPLFINKLNLSTNELIFLISAIFITLYTVVLMSCIWLTGFKLCFFYDRCRFREGTQGFSDFVTNKATHIFINEIVLDTNFLTINRTNKLLLPLYRTGFIYYIHDYKKFVFKVGSGRFEPVEHFDEVQVPQILNWRGLLSMSEGVEKSCGFEPNLNVCADYYGPNDYEIPRCSFWKMLLEAFMAPFFLFQVTSTLLWIFDDYLYYSLISIFSMVLIEVQMVYKRIIEYNRINSMKLPPFNIYVYRDHKWQVTLTNLLYPGDIILITTNSINVPNTSSTVKNKNKNVVNNSNKVNNKNNVNDEIIICPCDCLILEGEVIVDESILTGESIPQFKTSVEDNSVNQRNSTIFSGTTIILTKNTTTANTSNTSSTSPSSAAGASPNSSLKNVSYRGIEKMVGNGSICLVIRTGFESYQGRLVHSILNSDPNKVVGSNAQGYMFLLLLVLFAVAAVVVVVRNSNYKSVKKLLLVTSRILVSVIPPEFPVTLSMAVTIGLIQLRKKGIYCTEPNRLPLAANIDVIAFDKTGTLTQDQMYLNGLYYSSSTEPLDNAVNQSSPNGVDETVMRYYSKLVIGGCHSLTNVNGAITGDPMEKISFTHFNNQIDRSNNNIVYINNPQGQINLKILKRWRFTSELGRMSTIVSSHGHTGNLTTISSSITSARSELLLLTKGSPEKVKMLLRLVPSYFEEVCHDLTIKGLRVLCLAYKRLYDIPINALITIDRNIVEKDLEFCGFLALEAPIKNSSKLCMKRLKNFKKIMITGDNILTACYVTQQINMVNDKSTIICPINCTSHLTKNLFCKNNLGGKHGLFGGKNSLFNKSVFGVKGGMTMKEYLKTYNYELDDECPISNVKMKTIQKCPIYKETNCPFLQKSQKNPNYIQRCPLNQSLSSNTTNLMGSSRNSYKKFLETCPFKYYSNMSTNTGTSSVKSSSEENKLAVDNPVEVTKRVSSGVSTSKVSGCPIGYMRRKLWSMYMLVLKVLFPYYYHMYYEMAESEDYEDGSNNFAILSFSKGNFVWKKRNGEDFFPNSTTKQVLNNMYRLMPNHILSITGNILQLLLNSNNTPTNTTNSPNTSNTNTPNILSTNNASATGCEIELSEVIMIINNCSVFARMSPQQKEFIIKCYKLNNKTIAMCGDGTNDISALKQADIGISLLNIIHKDDKSKPDFILDNELPNIKLGEASIASPFTYHGSDVNCVFNLIKSGRCSLYNLFMLYKLMGINSLITALGMSVLALDGVNFSDAQTTLYSVLYTYLVLSLNKSKCIDVTCDKKPEKSIFSPCNFMSLVLQILVHSYFLIYVWNMGKMYRSADYKGYLDMDFEPNVVNTLLYYVWYAINLNSFVSNYIDYPYMDTIVNNKFLFKPVLFSYFTMLLFISDLVKPLNSFFSLVPINHTLKLKITAVVFLDFILTFVISKLINFFYYSFD, encoded by the exons ATGGAAAATGTGTCAACCCCATTCCTAGGCCAATTTCGAAGTAGAGAAAATCATTGcatatatttaaataaaaaag aaattataattttaatcgCAACCAACTGGAAACCTGAATCAGGGCTCCGAAAccaatacaaatttaacaCAAATCCTATCATTACcaat ATCCATTTAAAACTTTTTAAAACCAGTTGGAACTCAAATTTCAACCCCTTTAAG AGAACactttataaatatagaaGTAACCAGGCGCTATATATTAAACTATCCCCGGTTTTTTTACTGAGCACTCTAGCCGTGTTTTTCAGGCCTGAATTTTTGACAAAATTAAGACTTTCATGGTCAGAATGCTTAACATTAACTGAAGTGGAACCAGGAAGACATGAATTGTCATCACTTCGAGATATTAACCTACCACTATTCATCAACAAGCTAAACCTTTCTACAAATGAACTGATATTCCTTATATCAGCAATATTCATAACATTGTATACAGTAGTTTTAATGAGTTGTATCTGGCTGACGGGGTTTAAACTATGTTTTTTCTATGACCGATGTAGATTTAGAGAAGGAACGCAAGGATTCTCTGACTTTGTAACTAATAAGGCGACACACATCTTCATTAACGAAATCGTGTTGGATACGAATTTCCTCACGATTAACCGGACAAATAAACTGTTATTGCCACTATACAGAACGGGCTTcatatactatatacatGATTATAAAAAGTTTGTGTTCAAAGTAGGAAGTGGACGTTTTGAGCCGGTGGAGCACTTCGATGAGGTCCAAGTACCGCAAATATTAAACTGGAGAGGATTATTGAGTATGTCGGAAGGAGTGGAAAAGTCCTGTGGCTTCGAaccaaatttaaatgtttgCGCAGACTATTATGGACCAAACGATTATGAAATCCCAAGGTGCAGTTTCTGGAAAATGCTGTTAGAAGCCTTTATGGCACCTTTCTTCCTGTTCCAAGTTACGTCAACTCTGCTGTGGATCTTCGATGACTATCTTTATTATTCACTCATTTCCATCTTTTCCATGGTGTTAATTGAGGTGCAAATGGTATATAAAAGGattattgaatataatagaattaattcTATGAAGTTGCCGCCATTCAACATCTACGTATATAGAGATCACAAATGGCAAGTCACCCTCACAAATTTACTCTACCCAGGCGATATTATCCTGATCACTACCAACTCTATTAATGTTCCAAACACATCAAGTACtgttaaaaataagaataagaatgttgtaaataatagtaataaagttaataaCAAGAATAACGTTAACGATGAGATAATTATATGCCCGTGTGATTGCTTAATACTGGAAGGAGAAGTGATAGTGGATGAGTCGATATTGACAGGAGAATCAATACCACAGTTTAAAACTAGCGTTGAAGATAACTCTGTTAATCAGAGAAACTCAACGATTTTCTCAGGTACGACCATCATACTGACCAAAAACACTACAACCGCCAACACATCCAATACAAGTAGCACCTCACCTAGTAGTGCTGCAGGCGCTTCTCCTAATAGTAGTTTGAAGAATGTGAGTTATAGAGGAATAGAAAAAATGGTTGGAAACGGTTCAATATGTTTAGTAATCAGAACAGGATTTGAGAGTTATCAAGGCCGTTTGGTGCATTCAATACTAAATAGTGACCCGAATAAGGTAGTGGGAAGTAATGCGCAAGGTTACATGTTCTTGCTTCTATTAGTGTTATTTGCAGTTGCAGCTGTAGTGGTAGTGGTTAGAAACAGCAACTACAAAAGTGTGAAAAAGTTGTTACTGGTAACTTCGAGAATTTTAGTGTCGGTGATTCCGCCAGAATTCCCAGTCACACTTTCCATGGCTGTCACTATCGGTCTGATTCAGCTGAGGAAAAAAGGTATTTATTGCACTGAGCCGAATCGACTCCCACTGGCCGCTAATATTGACGTCATTGCATTTGATAAAACGGGCACTCTCACACAAGACCAAATGTATCTCAACGGACTCTACTATAGCAGTTCCACGGAACCATTAGATAACGCAGTAAATCAGAGCTCACCCAATGGAGTGGATGAAACTGTGATGAGGTACTATAGTAAATTGGTGATCGGAGGGTGTCATTCGTTAACCAACGTCAACGGAGCAATAACAGGCGACCCAATGGAGAAAATAtcatttacacattttaataatcaAATCGATCGTAGTAACAATAAcattgtatatattaataaccCGCAGGGACAAATTAATCTTAAAATACTCAAAAGATGGAGATTCACTTCAGAATTGGGTAGAATGTCAACCATCGTCAGTAGTCATGGCCACACAGGAAACCTAACtactattagtagtagtataaCAAGTGCAAGGAGTGAgttgttattattaacgAAAGGATCACCAGAGAAGGTGAAGATGCTGTTAAGGTTAGTGCCGAGTTACTTTGAGGAGGTGTGTCATGATTTGACAATCAAGGGGTTAAGAGTGCTATGCTTAGCATATAAGCGTCTATACGATATCCCAATAAACGCATTAATAACAATTGACCGCAATATAGTGGAGAAAGACCTGGAGTTTTGTGGGTTCTTGGCCTTAGAAGCGCCCATAAAAAATTCAAGTAAACTTTGCATGAAAAGACTtaaaaactttaaaaaaATCATGATCACAGGTGATAACATCTTAACCGCATGTTATGTCACTCAGCAAATCAACATGGTCAATGACAAATCTACAATTATATGTCCAATCAATTGCACAAGTCATCTGACCAAAAATTTATTctgtaaaaataatttaggcGGAAAACACGGCTTATTTGGTGGCAAAAATAGCCTATTTAATAAAAGCGTGTTTGGTGTAAAGGGCGGGATGACTATGAAGGAATATCTGAAGACGTATAATTATGAATTGGACGACGAATGCCCAATCAGTAACGTGAAGATGAAAACAATACAAAAGTGCCCAATTTACAAAGAAACAAATTGTCCGTTTCTACAAAAATCACAAAAAAATCCAAACTATATTCAAAGATGCCCATTGAATCAGTCGTTGTCCTCAAATACGACCAATTTAATGGGCAGCAGCAGGAATAGTTACAAAAAATTCCTAGAAACCTGCCCATTCAAGTATTATTCTAACATGTCAACTAATACTGGAACTAGTAGTGTAAAGAGTAGCTCGGAGGAAAATAAACTTGCAGTGGATAACCCAGTGGAAGTTACAAAGAGAGTTAGTTCCGGTGTTTCAACCAGTAAAGTTAGTGGATGTCCGATAGGATACATGCGGAGAAAGTTATGGAGTATGTATATGCTGGTGTTGAAGGTGTTATTTCCATATTACTATCACATGTATTATGAAATGGCAGAGTCTGAAGATTATGAGGACGGCTCCAATAACTTTGCAATTCTAAGCTTCAGCAAAGGCAATTTCGTCTGGAAGAAAAGGAACGGAGAAGATTTCTTCCCCAACTCCACAACGAAACAagttttaaataatatgtaCAGATTAATGCCTAATCATATCCTCTCAATCACGGGTAACATCCTACAATTATTACTGAACAGTAATAATACACCTACgaatactactaatagtCCCAACACTTCCAACACCAATACTCCGAATATTCTCAGTACCAACAATGCTAGCGCAACAGGCTGTGAGATAGAATTGAGTGAAgtaataatgataataaataactgtaGTGTGTTTGCGAGAATGTCACCGCAGCAAAAGGAGTTTATAATAAAGTGCTATAAACTTAACAACAAAACTATCGCAATGTGTGGTGACGGGACCAATGATATCTCTGCACTCAAGCAAGCAGATATCGGAATCTCATTACTCAATATCATACACAAAGATGATAAATCCAAACC TGATTTCATATTGGATAATGAATTACCGAATATAAAGCTAGGTGAAGCTAGTATAGCAAGCCCATTTACATATCACGGAAGTGATGTTAATTGCGTATTCAACCTCATCAAATCAGGAAGATGCTCTCTATATAATCTCTTCATGCTCTATAAACTCATGGGAATTAATTCTCTTATCACAGCACTAG GAATGTCAGTTTTGGCGTTGGATGGAGTGAACTTTAGTGATGCTCAGACGACATTATATAGTGTGTTATACACATATCTGGTCCTATCACTAAATAAAAGCAAGTGTATCGATGTGACGTGCGACAAGAAGCCAGAAAAGTCAATATTCAGCCCCTGCAACTTCATGAGCCTGGTGTTGCAGATACTAGTGCACTCGTACTTTCTAATATACGTGTGGAACATGGGGAAGATGTATAGAAGCGCTGACTATAAAGGATACCTGGATATGGACTTCGAACCCAATGTAGTCAACACCCTGCTCTACTACGTCTGGTACGCAATCAACCTCAACAGCTTCGTGAGCAACTACATCGACTACCCCTACATGGACACAATCGTAAATAACAAGTTCCTCTTCAAGCCAGTGCTCTTCTCATATTTCACAATGCTGCTATTCATCTCAGACCTAGTCAAGCCACTAAACTCATTCTTCTCACTAGTGCCAATCAACCACACACTCAAGCTTAAAATCACGGCAGTAGTATTTCTGGATTTCATTTTAACTTTTGTCATATCCAAACTCATCAACTTCTTCTACTACTCATTCgactaa
- a CDS encoding uncharacterized protein (note;~Tap-24g11.q1c.C.cand.98 - score = 34.21), with protein MGMRKCEYCGSSEIEDYTHLGELVCQDCGAVLQENTILEQVEYSDNNSGNTQVLGRFVSNLSSGRQALTHTTWHSREQVINRGNENIKKIAEALRLSPHHIDAAKRIYLLAVQRNFTMGRNNLHVASCCLYTICRRERTPHLLIDFSDVLLTPVKTIGQIFMKLVRMLHISVPNIDPSIFFERFATQLQLKDIHKIINTGNRIIQAMNRDWLCTGRRPTGLCGAALLVAARFHGISLSAESVSSVVRISHPTILKRLSEFKVTSTAHIKVSEFDNTDIDSLPKLTLPPCLLNKLARKKKYEGSDYTSECVSTSSDYDRVSTDYERTSVRSGINSPMNEINTGLSTDLLCTDEPTPNQINTIAQSILSSINSMSTPTKYSQTTLHSNTIDSINSDSTIVDANEDNGADSPLNAADSNLNPVESVLSEDDEDDIAMFKEMILPENERKMKMILWDEVTKDIMPKVYRRQMERKRREQLGQNVKKRKYVRRVYSEYPEAQDAVESARMALERHAKGFMNHVNKDVFKSLLSQST; from the coding sequence ATGGGAATGAGAAAATGTGAGTATTGCGGGTCCAGTGAGATCGAGGATTATACTCACCTGGGTGAGCTGGTATGTCAGGACTGCGGAGCAGTCTTGCAAGAAAACACGATCCTAGAGCAAGTGGAATACTCAGATAATAACTCTGGAAATACCCAAGTGCTAGGGAGATTTGTATCAAATTTATCCTCAGGAAGACAGGCCCTAACCCATACAACTTGGCATAGTAGAGAACAAGTTATAAATCGAGGTAATgaaaacattaaaaaaataGCCGAGGCTTTAAGACTCTCACCACATCACATCGATGCCGCAAAGAGGATATATTTGCTGGCAGTACAAAGGAATTTCACCATGGGCAGAAATAACCTCCATGTCGCCTCGTGCTGTTTGTACACTATTTGTCGCAGAGAAAGGACGCCTCATCTGCTAATAGATTTCTCAGACGTTTTATTGACGCCAGTAAAAACAATCGGCCAGATTTTCATGAAATTGGTCCGAATGTTGCATATATCAGTGCCGAACATCGACCCTTCAATATTTTTTGAAAGGTTCGCAACCCAGTTACAGCTAAAGGATATAcataaaatcattaacaCTGGTAATAGAATAATACAAGCCATGAATAGAGATTGGCTATGCACAGGTAGGAGACCTACAGGTTTATGTGGAGCTGCTTTATTGGTTGCGGCACGTTTCCATGGCATTTCACTCTCCGCTGAATCCGTTTCCTCTGTCGTTCGTATCTCACACCCTACAATACTCAAGAGGTTATCTGAGTTTAAAGTTACCAGCACTGCACATATTAAGGTTTCAGAATTCGATAACACAGATATCGACTCATTGCCCAAATTAACATTACCGCCTTGTCTACTGAACAAACTGGCTAGGAAGAAAAAATACGAAGGCTCAGATTACACTTCAGAATGTGTGTCCACGAGCTCAGACTATGACAGGGTTAGCACAGATTATGAAAGGACTAGTGTGAGATCAGGTATTAATTCACCCATGAACGAGATTAATACTGGACTGTCTACGGATTTGTTATGTACTGACGAGCCAACTCCTAATCAAATTAACACCATTGCTCAGTCGATCTTATCTTCCATTAACAGCATGTCAACTCCAACTAAATACTCTCAAACCACTCTCCACTCTAACACTATTGACAGTATTAATAGTGACAGCACTATTGTCGACGCTAATGAGGATAATGGTGCCGACTCCCCCCTAAATGCAGCTGACTCAAATTTGAATCCCGTCGAGTCAGTTTTGAGTGAGGATGACGAAGACGACATTGCCATGTTCAAGGAGATGATTCTGCCTGAGAATGAGaggaagatgaagatgatttTGTGGGATGAGGTTACGAAGGACATAATGCCGAAGGTGTACAGGCGCCAGATGGAGAGGAAGAGGCGCGAGCAGTTGGGTCAGAATGTAAAGAAGCGAAAGTATGTGAGGCGAGTGTATTCTGAGTATCCTGAAGCTCAGGACGCCGTCGAGTCTGCCAGAATGGCTCTTGAACGCCATGCTAAAGGTTTCATGAACCACGTAAACAAAGACGTTTTCAAATCACTTCTTTCCCAATCCacttaa